Proteins co-encoded in one Streptomyces sp. NBC_01283 genomic window:
- the carA gene encoding glutamine-hydrolyzing carbamoyl-phosphate synthase small subunit, with protein sequence MTTSTRGAHKTPAVLVLEDGRIFRGRAYGAVGETFGEAVFSTGMTGYQETLTDPSYHRQVVVMTAPHVGNTGVNDEDPESKKIWVAGYVVRDPARVPSNWRSQRTLDEELVNQGVVGISGIDTRALTRHLRESGAMRVGIFSGNALPDEGVMLAEVRQQPEMKGSDLAAEVATKETYVVPAIGEKRFTVAAVDLGIKGMTPHRMAERGIEVHVLPATATAEDIYAVQPDGVFFSNGPGDPATADGPVAVMRAVLERKTPLFGICFGNQILGRALGFGTFKLKYGHRGINQPVQDRTTGKVEVTAHNHGFAVDAPLDKVSDTPYGRAEVSHVCLNDQVVEGLQLLDQPAFSVQYHPEAAAGPHDAAYLFDRFVSLMTAEGAQRA encoded by the coding sequence ATGACGACCTCCACCAGGGGAGCCCACAAGACTCCCGCCGTACTCGTCCTGGAGGACGGCCGCATCTTCCGCGGCCGCGCCTACGGGGCCGTGGGGGAGACCTTCGGCGAAGCGGTGTTCTCCACCGGCATGACCGGCTACCAGGAGACGCTCACCGACCCCTCGTACCACCGCCAGGTCGTCGTCATGACGGCCCCGCACGTCGGCAACACGGGCGTGAACGACGAGGACCCCGAGTCGAAGAAGATCTGGGTCGCCGGCTACGTCGTGCGCGACCCCGCGCGCGTGCCCTCCAACTGGCGCTCGCAGCGCACGCTCGACGAGGAACTCGTCAACCAGGGCGTCGTCGGCATCAGCGGCATCGACACGCGTGCCCTCACCCGCCACCTGCGCGAGAGCGGCGCCATGCGCGTCGGGATCTTCTCCGGCAACGCACTCCCGGACGAGGGCGTGATGCTCGCCGAGGTCCGTCAGCAGCCCGAGATGAAGGGCTCGGACCTCGCCGCCGAGGTCGCCACCAAGGAGACGTACGTCGTCCCCGCGATCGGCGAGAAGCGCTTCACCGTCGCCGCCGTCGACCTCGGCATCAAGGGCATGACCCCGCACCGCATGGCCGAGCGTGGCATCGAGGTGCACGTCCTGCCCGCGACCGCGACCGCCGAGGACATCTACGCGGTCCAGCCCGACGGCGTGTTCTTCTCCAACGGTCCCGGCGACCCGGCGACCGCGGACGGCCCCGTCGCCGTCATGCGGGCCGTCCTGGAGCGCAAGACCCCGCTGTTCGGTATCTGCTTCGGCAACCAGATCCTCGGCCGCGCCCTCGGCTTCGGCACGTTCAAGCTGAAGTACGGCCACCGCGGCATCAACCAGCCCGTGCAGGACCGCACGACCGGCAAGGTCGAGGTCACCGCGCACAACCACGGCTTCGCCGTCGACGCGCCGCTCGACAAGGTCTCCGACACCCCCTACGGGCGCGCCGAGGTCTCCCACGTGTGCCTCAACGACCAGGTGGTGGAGGGGCTCCAGCTCCTCGACCAGCCCGCGTTCAGCGTCCAGTACCACCCCGAAGCCGCCGCGGGTCCGCACGACGCCGCGTACCTCTTCGACCGCTTCGTATCTCTGATGACCGCAGAAGGAGCCCAGCGTGCCTAA